A genomic stretch from Nerophis ophidion isolate RoL-2023_Sa linkage group LG14, RoL_Noph_v1.0, whole genome shotgun sequence includes:
- the LOC133567899 gene encoding calcium and integrin-binding family member 3-like, which produces MGNKQSIFTAEQLDAYQDCTYFTRKEILRLFHRYHDLAPQLVPLDYTNQPDVKLPYELIGCMPELKDNPFRQRIAEVFSEDGKGNMTLDDFLDMFSVLSEMAPRDLKAYYAFKIYDFNDDDFICKSDLEKTLNKLTRNELTEDEVRMVCEKVLDEADLDNDGRLSLEDFQHMIVRAPDFLSTFHIRI; this is translated from the exons ATGGGAAATAAGCAGAGCATTTTTACAGCAGAGCAGCTGGACGCCTATCAG GACTGCACGTATTTTACAAGAAAGGAAATTCTCAG ACTCTTCCACCGCTATCACGATTTGGCACCGCAGCTCGTTCCCCTCGACTACACCAACCAGCCAGATGTGAAGCTACCATACGAGCTGATTGGCTGCATGCCCGAGCTGAAG GACAATCCCTTTCGCCAGAGGATCGCCGAGGTCTTCTCAGAGGACGGAAAGGGAAACATGACGCTGGACGACTTTCTGGACATGTTCTCCGTTCTGAGCGAGATGGCGCCACGGGACCTTAAGGCCTACTACGCCTTTAAGATTTACG ACTTCAACGATGACGACTTTATTTGCAAGTCGGACCTGGAGAAGACTCTCAACAAGCTGACCCGCAACGAGCTGACGGAAGACGAGGTGCGCATGGTGTGCGAGAAGGTGCTGGACGAGGCCGACCTGGACAACGACGGGCGTCTGTCGTTGGAGGACTTTCAGCATATGATCGTACGAGCGCCAGACTTCCTCAG